One Robbsia sp. KACC 23696 DNA segment encodes these proteins:
- the pheA gene encoding prephenate dehydratase has product MGGTLEAQLQPLREKIDHLDTQLIRLLNERAAVAHEVGEVKKGFDAPVYRPEREQQVIARLQQMSTGPLRDEHIAHIWLEIMSASRALEKSTTVAFLGPVGTYSEAAALDYFGNSASGLPCPSIDEVFRSVETGASEFGVVPVENSTEGAVSRTLDLLLNTTLPITGEIALPIHHSLLSRSGALAEVEIVCAHPQALAQCQRWLSTHLPKAERRAVSSNAEGARLAAEDSRIAAIAGERAASHYKLQTAAPMIQDDAHNRTRFYVLGGTPPLSSGADQTSLILSVKNEAGAVYRMLEPFARYGVSMTRFESRPARSGSWAYYFYIDVEGHRDDAKVADALHALTDQAAFVRIVGSYPRAK; this is encoded by the coding sequence GTGGGCGGCACGCTCGAAGCGCAGCTGCAGCCGCTGCGCGAGAAGATCGATCATCTCGATACGCAGTTGATCCGCCTGCTGAACGAGCGGGCAGCGGTCGCGCATGAAGTGGGCGAAGTCAAAAAGGGCTTCGATGCGCCGGTGTATCGTCCGGAGCGCGAACAACAGGTGATCGCGCGGCTGCAGCAGATGAGCACGGGCCCGTTGCGCGACGAGCATATCGCCCACATCTGGCTCGAAATCATGTCCGCAAGCCGGGCGTTGGAAAAGTCGACGACCGTCGCTTTCCTTGGGCCCGTCGGTACGTATAGCGAAGCGGCGGCACTCGATTATTTCGGCAATTCGGCCAGCGGGCTGCCGTGTCCTTCCATCGACGAAGTGTTCCGCTCGGTGGAAACCGGCGCATCGGAATTCGGGGTCGTACCGGTCGAGAATTCGACTGAAGGCGCGGTGTCGCGGACGCTGGATCTGTTGCTGAACACGACCTTGCCGATCACCGGCGAGATTGCGCTGCCGATCCATCACTCGCTCCTGTCGCGCAGTGGTGCCTTGGCTGAGGTCGAGATCGTGTGCGCGCATCCACAAGCGCTCGCGCAGTGTCAGCGCTGGCTTTCGACGCATCTGCCGAAGGCCGAGCGCCGCGCCGTGTCGAGCAACGCCGAGGGCGCAAGGCTCGCCGCGGAAGACTCCCGCATTGCCGCGATCGCCGGTGAGCGTGCCGCGTCGCACTATAAGTTGCAGACCGCCGCGCCAATGATTCAGGACGATGCGCATAATCGGACCCGCTTCTACGTGCTGGGCGGCACGCCGCCGCTGTCGAGCGGTGCGGACCAGACGTCGCTGATCCTGTCGGTGAAGAACGAAGCCGGTGCCGTGTATCGGATGCTCGAGCCGTTTGCCCGTTACGGGGTATCGATGACGCGTTTCGAGTCGCGCCCGGCGCGCAGCGGCAGCTGGGCCTACTACTTCTATATCGACGTCGAAGGGCACCGCGACGATGCGAAAGTGGCCGACGCGCTGCACGCGCTGACCGATCAGGCCGCGTTCGTGCGGATCGTCGGTTCCTACCCGCGGGCGAAGTAG
- the serC gene encoding 3-phosphoserine/phosphohydroxythreonine transaminase, producing the protein MRVFNFSAGPATLPESVLRQAADEMLDWRGSGMSVMEMSHRGKEYMEIHATALADLRELLAVPDNYRILFLQGGGLGENAIVPMNLLGGPAAGREANFVVTGSWSTKSQKEAERYGSVHIAASGKADGFHGIPAPAAWNVSPNPAYVHVCTNETINGIEFSPAHIDQAFDRLPAEVPLVADISSHMLSRAMNVAQYGVLFGGAQKNVGIAGLTVVIVRDDLLDRAMPICPSAFEWKTVDANDSMFNTPPTYAIYIAGLVFQWLKAQGGLAAIEARNIEKARLLYDTIDASSLYRNPIQLDARSRMNVPFTLADEALNTAFLDGAKARGLIQLKGHKSVGGMRASIYNAMPIEGVRALVDFMREFEQRA; encoded by the coding sequence ATGCGTGTATTTAATTTCTCCGCCGGACCGGCGACCTTGCCGGAATCAGTGCTGCGACAGGCAGCCGACGAGATGCTGGACTGGCGCGGTAGCGGCATGAGCGTGATGGAGATGAGTCATCGCGGCAAGGAATACATGGAGATTCACGCCACGGCACTGGCCGATCTGCGGGAGTTGCTGGCGGTCCCCGACAATTACCGCATCCTGTTTTTGCAGGGCGGGGGATTGGGCGAGAACGCCATCGTGCCGATGAATCTGCTGGGCGGCCCGGCTGCCGGTCGTGAAGCGAATTTCGTCGTCACCGGTTCGTGGTCGACCAAGTCGCAGAAAGAGGCCGAGCGCTACGGCAGCGTGCATATCGCGGCATCGGGCAAGGCCGATGGCTTCCACGGGATTCCGGCGCCTGCCGCCTGGAACGTGTCGCCGAATCCGGCCTATGTCCACGTCTGCACCAACGAGACGATCAACGGTATCGAATTCTCCCCGGCGCATATCGATCAGGCCTTCGATCGCCTGCCGGCTGAGGTGCCCTTGGTCGCCGATATTTCGTCGCATATGTTGTCGCGGGCAATGAATGTGGCGCAGTACGGCGTCCTGTTCGGCGGCGCGCAGAAGAACGTCGGCATTGCCGGTTTGACGGTCGTGATCGTGCGCGACGACCTGCTGGATCGCGCCATGCCGATCTGCCCGTCGGCGTTCGAATGGAAGACCGTCGATGCGAACGACTCGATGTTCAACACGCCGCCGACCTATGCGATCTACATCGCGGGCCTGGTGTTCCAGTGGCTGAAGGCGCAGGGTGGCCTCGCGGCGATCGAGGCACGCAATATCGAGAAAGCGCGTCTGCTCTACGACACGATCGATGCGAGCAGTTTGTATCGGAATCCGATCCAGCTGGATGCCCGCTCGCGGATGAACGTGCCGTTCACGCTGGCGGACGAAGCGCTGAACACGGCGTTTCTGGATGGCGCGAAAGCCCGTGGCTTGATTCAGTTGAAGGGACATAAGAGCGTCGGCGGCATGCGTGCGTCGATCTACAACGCCATGCCGATCGAAGGGGTGCGCGCGCTGGTGGACTTTATGCGGGAATTCGAGCAACGCGCCTGA
- a CDS encoding DUF2059 domain-containing protein, with protein sequence MQKRFTHLVLAALFVSPLAMSQALQTQQQAPVQQAPVAPPDAAKTAAIADLLKAIDADKLAGAIGNSAQMQAKQLVPAILSDALSENKTLTDDQKQAAVPTLQQNEVPKLVNSAGQVFATSQFHSEAVQAQKDAYNRYYTTAEIKDLTKFYTSPTGKKFIEVQDQVGRDVVNGLMQKYMPQSIQATRSEADRDVASTKSAAGSTTKSK encoded by the coding sequence ATGCAAAAACGTTTTACACATCTGGTGTTGGCAGCCCTGTTCGTGTCCCCGCTGGCGATGTCGCAAGCGTTGCAAACCCAGCAGCAAGCGCCCGTGCAACAGGCACCGGTCGCGCCGCCGGACGCAGCGAAGACGGCCGCCATCGCTGATCTGCTGAAGGCGATCGATGCTGACAAGCTGGCCGGCGCGATCGGCAACAGCGCTCAGATGCAAGCGAAGCAGTTGGTCCCGGCGATCCTGTCCGACGCACTGTCGGAAAACAAGACGCTGACGGACGATCAAAAGCAAGCGGCTGTGCCGACGCTGCAGCAAAACGAAGTGCCGAAGCTGGTAAACAGCGCCGGCCAAGTGTTCGCCACGTCGCAGTTCCACAGCGAAGCGGTTCAGGCGCAGAAGGATGCCTACAACCGTTACTACACGACGGCTGAAATCAAGGACTTGACGAAGTTCTACACCAGCCCGACCGGTAAGAAGTTCATCGAAGTGCAGGATCAAGTGGGTCGTGACGTCGTCAACGGTCTGATGCAGAAGTACATGCCGCAATCGATCCAAGCCACGCGCTCGGAAGCCGATCGCGATGTCGCATCGACGAAGTCGGCAGCAGGATCGACGACGAAGTCGAAGTAA